The following coding sequences lie in one Pan paniscus chromosome X, NHGRI_mPanPan1-v2.0_pri, whole genome shotgun sequence genomic window:
- the LOC117978599 gene encoding protein phosphatase 1 regulatory subunit 14B-like yields the protein MADSGTAGGAALAAPAPGPGSGGPGPRVYFQSPPGAAGEGPGGADDEGPVRRQGKVTVKYDRKELRKRLNLEEWILEQLTRLYDCQEEEIPELEIDVDELLDMESDDARAARVKELLVDCYKPTEAFISGLLDKIRGMQKLSTPQKR from the coding sequence ATGGCGGACAGCGGCACCGCGGGGGGCGCGGCGTTGGCGGCCCCGGCCCCCGGGCCGGGCAGTGGCGGCCCAGGACCACGCGTCTACTTTCAGAGCCCCCCCGGGGCCGCAGGAGAGGGCCCGGGCGGGGCGGACGATGAGGGCCCAGTGAGGCGCCAAGGGAAGGTCACCGTCAAGTATGACCGCAAGGAGCTACGGAAGCGCCTCAACCTAGAGGAGTGGATCCTGGAGCAGCTCACGCGCCTCTACGACTGCCAGGAAGAGGAGATCCCAGAACTGGAGATTGACGTGGATGAGCTCCTGGACATGGAGAGTGACGATGCCCGGGCTGCCAGGGTCAAGGAGCTGCTGGTTGACTGTTACAAACCCACAGAGGCCTTCATTTCTGGCCTGCTGGACAAGATCCGGGGCATGCAGAAGCTGAGCACACCCCAGAAGAGGTGA